A DNA window from Brenneria izadpanahii contains the following coding sequences:
- a CDS encoding urease accessory protein UreF, with product MSPSALRLPRLLQLASAALPVGGFTYSQGLEWAVEAGWVRDEEGFRRWQRQQMTHTLAHFDWPLLQRLYHACERHDASALRQWRDLLLAGRETSELRAEERQRGQAFIRILAGWGLTEELDADWRDALAHSQLCGIAWLGQRWGIPLPELALAYGYSWLEGAVMAGVKLVPFGQQAAQNLLLELGAQLTRLLPAALALKDDEIGAGLPLAAIASACHETQYTRLFRS from the coding sequence CTGAGTCCCTCCGCCTTACGCCTGCCGCGCCTGCTGCAACTGGCGAGCGCCGCCCTGCCGGTCGGCGGATTTACCTATTCGCAAGGGTTGGAGTGGGCGGTGGAAGCGGGCTGGGTGCGTGACGAAGAGGGCTTTCGCCGCTGGCAGCGCCAGCAAATGACGCACACGCTGGCGCACTTCGACTGGCCGCTGTTGCAGCGCCTGTATCATGCCTGCGAACGGCATGACGCATCCGCGCTGCGCCAGTGGCGCGACCTGTTGCTGGCCGGGCGCGAAACCAGCGAACTGCGGGCGGAAGAGCGCCAGCGCGGCCAGGCGTTTATACGGATTCTCGCCGGCTGGGGGCTAACCGAAGAACTCGACGCCGACTGGCGCGATGCGCTGGCGCACAGCCAACTGTGCGGCATAGCGTGGCTGGGGCAGCGCTGGGGGATTCCGCTACCGGAACTGGCGCTGGCCTACGGCTACAGCTGGCTGGAAGGCGCAGTCATGGCCGGCGTGAAGCTGGTGCCGTTCGGCCAACAGGCCGCGCAGAACCTGCTGCTGGAGTTGGGCGCGCAGTTGACGCGGTTGCTGCCGGCCGCGCTGGCGCTCAAAGATGATGAAATCGGCGCGGGGCTGCCGCTGGCGGCGATCGCCTCCGCCTGTCATGAAACCCAGTACACCAGACTTTTTCGTTCCTGA
- the ureE gene encoding urease accessory protein UreE: MKLLTQRLNQAESVTATATLDLATRLKSRAKITLDDGREAGLMLDRGQLIRGGDLLGDDAGREIVRVIAAEEQVSQAECADPLLLAKACYHLGNRHVPLQIAKGLVRYHHDHVLDDMVRQLGLQVRVVMAPFEPESGAYHAAPHAHGHHSHSHH; the protein is encoded by the coding sequence ATGAAACTACTCACACAACGTCTGAACCAGGCCGAATCGGTGACCGCCACCGCCACGCTGGATCTGGCGACCCGGCTGAAAAGCCGCGCCAAAATCACGCTGGACGACGGCCGGGAAGCAGGGCTGATGCTGGATCGCGGCCAGTTGATTCGCGGCGGCGATTTGCTCGGCGACGACGCCGGACGGGAAATTGTGCGCGTGATCGCCGCCGAAGAGCAGGTATCGCAGGCGGAGTGCGCCGATCCGCTGCTGCTCGCCAAGGCGTGTTACCACCTCGGCAACCGGCACGTTCCGTTGCAGATAGCAAAGGGACTGGTGCGTTATCACCACGACCATGTGCTTGACGACATGGTGCGCCAGTTGGGGCTTCAGGTGCGCGTCGTCATGGCGCCTTTCGAGCCGGAAAGCGGGGCTTATCACGCCGCACCGCACGCGCACGGCCACCACAGCCATTCGCATCATTAA
- the ureC gene encoding urease subunit alpha, with amino-acid sequence MTSISRQAYADMFGPTTGDRVRLADTALWVEVERDLTVYGEEVKFGGGKVIRDGMGQGQMLADEAMDLVLTNALIIDHWGIVKADIGVKDGRIRAIGKAGNPDIQPGVDIPIGAATEIIAAEGKIVTAGGIDSHIHFICPQQAEEALTSGVTTMIGGGTGPATGTNATTCTPGPWHIARMLQAADALPVNIGLLGKGNTSSPGALREQVAAGVIGLKLHEDWGSTPAAIDCCLSVAEEMDVQVAIHTDTLNEAGFVEDTLRAIGDRAIHTFHTEGAGGGHAPDIITACARPNVLPSSTNPTLPYTVNTVDEHLDMLMVCHHLDPNIPEDIAFAESRIRRETIAAEDILHDIGAFSMTSSDSQAMGRVGEVVLRTWQVAHKMKLQRGALPEDNERNDNFRVKRYIAKYTINPAITHGIAHEVGSIEPGKLADLALWSPAFFGVKPALIVKGGLIASAPMGDINASIPTPQPVHYRPMFGALGAARHQTRMTFLSQAAVERDAAGALGLQSLIGVARQCRTVRKSDMVHNDALPDIQVDSQTYEVSANGERLTCEPAAELPLAQRYFLF; translated from the coding sequence ATGACTAGCATTTCTCGTCAGGCATACGCCGATATGTTCGGCCCCACAACCGGCGATCGGGTACGGCTCGCCGATACGGCGCTGTGGGTGGAAGTGGAGCGGGATCTCACCGTCTACGGCGAAGAGGTGAAGTTCGGCGGCGGCAAAGTGATCCGCGACGGCATGGGACAAGGCCAGATGCTGGCGGACGAAGCGATGGATCTGGTGCTGACCAACGCGCTGATTATCGACCACTGGGGCATTGTAAAAGCGGATATCGGCGTCAAAGACGGCCGCATTCGGGCTATCGGCAAGGCGGGCAATCCGGATATTCAGCCCGGCGTGGATATCCCCATCGGCGCCGCGACGGAAATCATTGCGGCGGAAGGCAAAATCGTCACCGCGGGCGGCATTGATTCGCATATTCACTTCATCTGCCCGCAGCAGGCGGAGGAAGCGCTGACTTCCGGCGTAACCACCATGATCGGCGGCGGCACCGGTCCGGCGACCGGCACCAACGCCACCACCTGCACCCCCGGCCCCTGGCATATCGCGCGCATGTTGCAGGCGGCCGACGCGCTGCCCGTCAACATCGGCCTGTTGGGCAAGGGCAACACGTCAAGCCCCGGCGCGCTGCGCGAACAGGTGGCGGCGGGCGTTATCGGCTTAAAACTGCACGAGGACTGGGGATCGACGCCGGCGGCGATCGATTGCTGTCTGAGCGTGGCGGAAGAGATGGACGTGCAGGTCGCCATTCATACCGATACGCTGAACGAAGCCGGTTTTGTCGAAGACACGCTGCGCGCCATCGGCGATCGCGCTATCCACACCTTCCATACCGAAGGCGCCGGCGGCGGCCATGCGCCGGACATCATCACCGCCTGCGCCCGGCCGAACGTGCTGCCTTCGTCCACCAACCCCACGCTGCCCTACACCGTCAACACCGTGGACGAGCATCTCGATATGCTGATGGTCTGCCACCATCTCGATCCCAATATTCCTGAGGACATCGCGTTTGCCGAATCGCGCATTCGCCGGGAAACCATCGCGGCCGAAGATATCCTGCACGACATCGGCGCGTTTTCCATGACCTCGTCGGATTCCCAGGCCATGGGCCGGGTGGGCGAAGTGGTGCTGCGCACCTGGCAGGTGGCGCACAAGATGAAGTTGCAGCGCGGCGCGCTGCCGGAAGACAACGAGCGTAACGACAATTTTCGCGTCAAGCGCTACATCGCCAAGTACACCATCAACCCGGCCATCACCCACGGCATCGCGCACGAAGTCGGTTCGATCGAACCTGGCAAGCTGGCGGATCTGGCGCTGTGGTCGCCGGCGTTCTTCGGCGTGAAGCCGGCGCTGATCGTCAAAGGCGGCCTGATCGCCAGCGCGCCGATGGGGGACATCAACGCCTCCATCCCCACGCCGCAGCCGGTGCACTATCGTCCGATGTTCGGCGCGCTGGGCGCGGCGCGCCATCAAACGCGCATGACGTTTCTTTCCCAGGCGGCGGTCGAACGCGACGCCGCCGGCGCATTAGGGCTGCAAAGCCTGATCGGCGTGGCGCGCCAGTGCCGCACGGTGCGGAAAAGCGACATGGTGCACAACGACGCGCTGCCGGATATTCAGGTCGATTCGCAAACCTATGAGGTCAGCGCCAACGGCGAACGCCTGACCTGCGAACCCGCGGCCGAACTGCCGCTGGCGCAGCGCTATTTTCTGTTTTAA
- a CDS encoding urease subunit beta → MIPGEIQVADGRIELNTGRERISVVVENHGDRPIQIGSHYHFYEVNPALVFDRARARGYRLDIAAGTAVRFEPGQAREVALVALSGRRQVFGLRGEVMGKLDGQNDD, encoded by the coding sequence ATGATCCCAGGTGAAATACAGGTCGCCGACGGCCGCATTGAGTTGAATACGGGACGCGAGCGCATCAGCGTCGTGGTGGAAAACCACGGCGACCGGCCGATCCAGATCGGCTCGCACTACCATTTTTATGAGGTCAACCCCGCGTTGGTATTCGATCGCGCCCGCGCCCGCGGCTACCGGCTGGATATCGCGGCCGGCACCGCCGTGCGTTTCGAACCGGGTCAGGCGCGGGAGGTCGCGCTGGTGGCGCTGTCCGGCCGGCGCCAGGTATTTGGCCTGCGCGGAGAGGTGATGGGCAAACTGGATGGACAAAACGATGACTAG
- the ureA gene encoding urease subunit gamma has protein sequence MELTPREKDKLLLFTAGLVAERRLARGLRLNYPEAVALIGAAIMEGARDGKSVAELMEFGRHILTRDQVMDGIAELITDVQVEATFPDGTKLVTVHNPIE, from the coding sequence TTGGAACTTACCCCCAGAGAAAAAGACAAGCTGCTGCTGTTTACCGCGGGGCTGGTGGCCGAACGCCGTCTGGCGCGCGGCCTGCGCCTCAATTATCCCGAAGCGGTGGCGCTGATCGGCGCGGCCATTATGGAAGGCGCGCGGGATGGAAAAAGCGTGGCCGAACTGATGGAGTTCGGCAGGCATATCCTCACGCGCGATCAGGTGATGGACGGCATCGCCGAACTGATTACCGACGTGCAGGTGGAAGCCACCTTTCCGGACGGCACCAAGCTCGTCACCGTACACAATCCGATTGAGTGA
- a CDS encoding urease accessory protein UreD: MMSSDNGDTVTTDEISAGWRASLYLGLRRQPGRTIVAERRHSGPLLIQRPFYPEGETCHVYLLHPPGGVVGGDRLGAEIRLEQDARALITTPGATKFYRSAGETALLQQTFRLASGSCLEWLPQDTIVFPGAKAQVDTCFYLEENARLIAWETFCLGRPVMRERFASGELKTRLRVLRNGELTLHETLRILDGDLDCIAGHALVGTMLMTPAGPETLEQARALLASSAAPAGATLLGELLVVRMLAGDNRQMQSLQQTLWFGLRSAIVGMPPLPPRIWST; the protein is encoded by the coding sequence ATGATGAGCAGCGACAACGGCGATACGGTTACGACGGATGAGATCTCAGCGGGTTGGCGCGCGTCGCTTTACCTCGGATTGCGCCGCCAGCCGGGACGCACCATCGTCGCCGAGCGCCGCCATAGCGGGCCGTTGCTGATCCAGCGGCCGTTCTATCCCGAGGGCGAAACCTGCCACGTGTACCTGTTGCATCCTCCGGGCGGCGTGGTGGGCGGCGATCGGCTCGGCGCGGAAATCCGCCTGGAGCAGGATGCGCGGGCGCTGATCACTACGCCGGGCGCAACCAAATTTTATCGCAGCGCGGGCGAAACCGCGCTCTTGCAACAAACGTTTCGTCTGGCGTCCGGCAGTTGTCTTGAATGGTTGCCGCAGGACACGATTGTCTTTCCCGGAGCCAAAGCGCAGGTGGATACCTGCTTTTACCTTGAAGAAAACGCCCGGCTAATCGCCTGGGAAACGTTCTGTCTCGGCCGCCCGGTGATGCGGGAACGCTTCGCCAGCGGCGAATTGAAGACGCGGCTGCGCGTGCTGCGCAACGGCGAGCTGACGCTGCATGAAACGTTGCGGATCCTCGACGGCGATCTCGACTGTATCGCCGGCCACGCGCTGGTCGGCACCATGCTGATGACGCCCGCCGGGCCGGAAACGCTGGAGCAGGCGCGCGCGTTGCTGGCTTCCAGCGCGGCGCCCGCCGGAGCCACGCTGCTGGGCGAATTGCTGGTCGTCAGAATGCTGGCCGGCGACAACCGGCAGATGCAATCCCTCCAGCAAACGCTCTGGTTCGGCCTGCGCAGCGCCATCGTCGGTATGCCGCCGCTGCCGCCGAGAATATGGTCTACGTGA
- a CDS encoding amino acid ABC transporter permease/ATP-binding protein: protein MFFDWTYFFSLFSMRAFWQASVTVVELSILSWLISLALGFIVASARQSGPFWLRGACRIYLWLFRSVPLLVLVVFVYNLPQILPATGAVLGNAFFAGLIATVLVETAYMSEIHRGGLLSVAKGQHEAGHALGIRFLGVQRLVVIPQALRISLPALVNEFVTIVKQTSLVSVISLPELLMTGQRLYAENFLVMETLAAVAAYYILIVSLFTLLFQWLERRVNIQARAPGALEESALTALRRQASAPVFRQPTARPGEPNALLMRNIHKAYGRHQVLKGINLAVAPGEAISIIGPSGSGKTSLIRTVNGLESLDRGEIILFGEAFIVAGGPRENDAARRGIRRIGMVFQNFNLFPHYTILQNVMLAPRYHGQPDDATTRRAQALYLLDKVGLLAHAEKYPHQLSGGQQQRVAIARALALSPDIMLFDEPTSALDPELVGDVLKVIGSLAREGMTMLIVTHEMDFALAISDRVVLMEDGGIQADASPAAIRAGGQDPALQRIRQFMGIHDAAH, encoded by the coding sequence ATGTTTTTCGACTGGACCTACTTTTTCTCGCTGTTTTCCATGCGGGCGTTCTGGCAAGCCAGCGTCACCGTGGTAGAACTTAGCATCCTGTCCTGGCTTATCAGCCTGGCGTTAGGCTTCATCGTCGCCAGCGCCCGCCAGTCCGGCCCTTTCTGGCTGCGCGGCGCGTGCCGGATCTACCTTTGGCTGTTCCGCAGCGTTCCGCTGCTGGTGCTGGTGGTGTTCGTCTACAACCTGCCGCAAATACTGCCGGCCACCGGCGCCGTACTCGGCAACGCGTTTTTCGCCGGGCTGATCGCCACCGTGCTGGTGGAAACCGCTTATATGTCCGAAATTCACCGCGGCGGTTTGCTCTCCGTGGCGAAAGGACAACACGAGGCCGGACATGCGCTCGGCATCCGTTTCCTGGGCGTGCAACGGCTGGTGGTGATCCCGCAGGCGCTGCGAATTTCACTTCCGGCGCTGGTCAACGAATTCGTCACCATCGTCAAACAAACTTCGCTGGTATCGGTCATCTCGCTGCCGGAGCTGCTGATGACCGGCCAGCGGCTGTATGCGGAAAATTTTCTGGTGATGGAGACGCTGGCCGCGGTGGCGGCGTACTACATCCTGATTGTTTCTCTGTTTACCCTGCTGTTTCAGTGGCTGGAGCGGCGGGTGAACATTCAGGCCCGCGCGCCGGGCGCGTTGGAGGAAAGCGCGCTGACCGCGCTGCGGCGGCAGGCGAGCGCGCCGGTGTTCCGCCAGCCGACCGCCCGCCCCGGCGAGCCTAACGCGCTGCTGATGAGAAATATCCATAAGGCTTACGGCCGGCATCAGGTGCTTAAAGGCATCAATCTGGCGGTCGCGCCCGGCGAAGCCATCAGCATCATCGGCCCGTCGGGATCGGGCAAAACGTCGCTGATCCGCACCGTCAACGGACTGGAAAGCCTCGATCGGGGCGAAATCATCCTGTTCGGCGAAGCGTTTATCGTCGCCGGGGGGCCGAGAGAAAACGACGCCGCGCGGCGCGGCATCCGGCGCATCGGCATGGTATTCCAAAACTTCAACCTGTTTCCCCACTACACCATTTTGCAAAACGTGATGCTGGCGCCGCGTTACCACGGTCAGCCAGACGACGCCACCACGCGGCGCGCGCAGGCGCTTTACCTGCTGGATAAAGTCGGGCTGCTGGCCCATGCGGAAAAATATCCGCATCAGCTGTCAGGCGGGCAGCAGCAGCGCGTGGCGATCGCCCGCGCTCTGGCGTTGTCGCCGGATATCATGCTGTTCGATGAGCCCACGTCGGCGCTCGACCCGGAACTGGTGGGCGACGTGCTGAAGGTGATTGGCTCCCTGGCGCGGGAAGGGATGACCATGCTGATCGTGACGCATGAGATGGATTTCGCGCTGGCGATTTCCGACCGGGTGGTGCTGATGGAGGACGGCGGCATTCAGGCGGACGCGTCTCCGGCGGCGATCCGCGCCGGCGGGCAAGATCCGGCGCTACAGCGCATCCGGCAGTTTATGGGGATACATGACGCGGCACATTGA